The genome window TTTGAGTAAGGGGAAAATAAAGTTCTAAATCCGGGAATAAATTTTCCGGAAATAATATATCCATTATATATCTCTTTTGTTACACCATCTATCAATTTCATCTCTTCTAAGCTATCTATAAAACCATTTTTTGCCGGATATTCTGTATAATTCTCCTTACCACCCTGAGATATACTATCTTTATCTATCCAATCTATTATATTAAATAATAGAGATTTATTGTATCCTATATTTTCAAACAATCTTTCAAAAACCGGAAAAACTCTTTGATTTATATTTTTTCCATCATTATTTAATAAGATATTAGGATTTAAAAACCTTTCTTGGTCTATTATATTAATCTTTAATTTTATATTATCTATAACTAAAGGCATTTCTGTAGCCCATTTATCTTGAAGTGTATCTATATCATCACTATCAGATAACAAAAAATCTTTTACTGCATTTAAAGATGCATCAGATATTAGATATAGCTGTTCTTTATTTTTGTAATCATTTACATACGATTGAAAAATATATATATCATCCGTAATTGATGTTAGTAGAAATGTTAAAGTAGTTATAATAGATATAACAAATATAATTATCATTTTACTACCTTTGCGTTTGTGGTTATATAATAATCAAAGCCATCTATTGATATCTTAATTATTTGAGGGAAATTTTTTCCTTTGTAATTTACAAGCCAATTTTGCCCGTCATATATATAAATTTTTAAATTTTTGAATTTACCAATATAACTTTTTTTTATCCCATCAAAACCAAGATTTCCATCAACATAAGGAAATTCTTCATAATAAATATCTATGTAATCTTCATCACTTTTTTTTAAAATATATTCTGCCCTTACAAAACCTTCATAAAATACAGGATAACCGGTATAAAATGATATTCTGTCTTCTTCTATCTTTATATTTTCATCTCTTTTTTCATATTTTGAGTAAAGTCCGGCTGTTAATTGATTTATAAAAGCAATCTCATTTATGCTATTATTTATAGAATTTTCAAAATCTCCCATTGATTTAATATTATTTATAAATACAGTCCCACCTATAGAAAATACAAGGGATATCAAAATGATAACAACAAGAAGCTCAAGTAATGAAAAACCTTCATTCTTTTTCATGGTATGCAGAAATATATAAAAATATCAAAAATATACAAAAATTTATATATTTCTGCATTTAAACCACTAAAACTATTACTAATCCCTGTCGGAATAGACAATAGCCTATTCAGAAACAGGTTTGCATTCTGTAACTGGTAAATGTTAA of Venenivibrio stagnispumantis contains these proteins:
- a CDS encoding general secretion pathway protein GspK produces the protein MIIIFVISIITTLTFLLTSITDDIYIFQSYVNDYKNKEQLYLISDASLNAVKDFLLSDSDDIDTLQDKWATEMPLVIDNIKLKINIIDQERFLNPNILLNNDGKNINQRVFPVFERLFENIGYNKSLLFNIIDWIDKDSISQGGKENYTEYPAKNGFIDSLEEMKLIDGVTKEIYNGYIISGKFIPGFRTLFSPYSNGKININTASKWILQSLDPSLTEQIVANIISYREKKPFKNINDLSLVDGVNSDIIYRLKQLDIVDVKSENFLVDIEINLNDNIYHLTALLERKNKDINIIWRKIY
- a CDS encoding prepilin-type N-terminal cleavage/methylation domain-containing protein, with the translated sequence MKKNEGFSLLELLVVIILISLVFSIGGTVFINNIKSMGDFENSINNSINEIAFINQLTAGLYSKYEKRDENIKIEEDRISFYTGYPVFYEGFVRAEYILKKSDEDYIDIYYEEFPYVDGNLGFDGIKKSYIGKFKNLKIYIYDGQNWLVNYKGKNFPQIIKISIDGFDYYITTNAKVVK